One region of Terricaulis silvestris genomic DNA includes:
- a CDS encoding DUF4440 domain-containing protein — protein MIKQIRAAALCAAALVLSMPASAQNLSLRAPPWASPLIASDIIATTGGRAALAADGIVISARVTLAPPRGGIARVVRYDQRADGAVIAVRRFTGHPSTGWWLWGPDAPLTITPTAAQRTELAALARSAIGVGGAIGGGVVGEACAAGEQAFIEIAVEGRATSMTRACVTNSDAAGRLAQRLSDLAGSRTEEELAAAGLAELMAADRAFAAKAAADGVPAAFTEYAASDALMVASDAITSGREGVTQRFANWPEGARLQWAPEAGRVSARGDMGWTWGNSVHTAADGTRTTGRYVSVWTRDYEGNWRFAFDAPIR, from the coding sequence ATGATCAAGCAAATTCGTGCGGCCGCCTTGTGCGCGGCGGCTCTCGTGCTGAGCATGCCGGCATCGGCGCAGAATCTCTCGCTGCGCGCGCCGCCTTGGGCGTCGCCGCTGATCGCATCGGACATCATCGCCACCACCGGAGGGCGCGCCGCGCTCGCCGCCGACGGCATCGTCATTTCCGCGCGCGTCACGCTTGCGCCACCGCGCGGTGGCATCGCCCGCGTCGTCCGCTACGACCAACGCGCCGATGGCGCTGTCATCGCCGTGCGCCGCTTTACCGGCCATCCGTCCACCGGTTGGTGGCTTTGGGGGCCGGACGCCCCGCTCACCATCACCCCCACCGCTGCGCAACGTACTGAACTCGCCGCATTGGCGCGCTCGGCCATCGGCGTTGGCGGCGCGATCGGTGGCGGCGTGGTCGGCGAAGCTTGCGCCGCTGGCGAGCAGGCGTTCATCGAGATCGCCGTCGAAGGCCGCGCCACGTCGATGACGCGCGCTTGTGTGACCAACAGTGACGCCGCTGGCCGTCTAGCGCAGCGCCTCTCCGACCTCGCCGGTTCGCGCACCGAGGAAGAACTCGCGGCTGCCGGCTTAGCCGAGTTGATGGCCGCTGATCGCGCCTTCGCCGCGAAAGCCGCCGCAGATGGCGTGCCCGCCGCGTTTACCGAATACGCCGCATCGGACGCGCTGATGGTTGCGAGCGACGCGATCACCTCCGGCCGCGAGGGCGTGACGCAGCGCTTCGCCAACTGGCCAGAGGGCGCGCGTCTGCAATGGGCGCCCGAAGCCGGCCGCGTCTCGGCGCGTGGCGACATGGGCTGGACTTGGGGCAATTCGGTGCACACCGCGGCGGACGGAACGCGAACGACTGGCCGTTACGTCTCGGTGTGGACGCGCGATTACGAAGGCAATTGGCGCTTCGCCTTCGACGCGCCGATTAGATAG
- the ilvC gene encoding ketol-acid reductoisomerase, producing the protein MQVTYERDADPALIKAKRVVVIGYGAQGHAHALNLRDSGVDVRVALHATARRAAEARADGFAPITVAEAAQTADVLVMCAPDEVMPDLYAAEIAPYLHAGQTLMFVHGFAYHYGFIKPQADVNVVMVAPKGPGKALREAFTRGGGLPAIVAVANDTGGAEALAYSYGAAIGCGRAGMIASSFRIETEGDLYGEQVVLCGGLTHLIRTAWEVQVEAGTPPELAYFDCLHEVKLLSDLIHERGIAGMHLAISNTAEYGEYVTGPRIIDARVKDAMRAVMADVQSGKFAEQWMAEYRAGAPNLARVREAAAAHPIEAAGESVRTLLKG; encoded by the coding sequence ATGCAAGTTACCTATGAGCGCGACGCCGACCCGGCGCTGATCAAGGCCAAGCGCGTCGTGGTGATCGGCTACGGCGCGCAAGGACACGCGCACGCGCTGAATCTGCGCGACAGTGGCGTCGACGTGCGTGTTGCGCTGCACGCGACGGCCCGTCGCGCCGCGGAGGCGCGCGCCGATGGCTTTGCTCCGATCACCGTTGCGGAAGCCGCGCAAACCGCCGACGTGCTCGTCATGTGCGCGCCCGACGAAGTGATGCCCGATCTCTACGCCGCCGAAATCGCGCCGTATCTGCACGCCGGCCAAACACTGATGTTCGTCCACGGCTTCGCGTATCACTACGGCTTCATCAAACCGCAGGCGGACGTGAATGTGGTGATGGTCGCGCCCAAGGGGCCGGGAAAGGCGCTGCGCGAAGCTTTCACGCGCGGCGGCGGCCTGCCTGCCATCGTCGCCGTCGCCAACGATACTGGCGGCGCGGAAGCGCTGGCGTACTCATACGGCGCCGCCATCGGCTGCGGCCGCGCCGGCATGATTGCGTCGTCATTCAGAATCGAAACCGAAGGCGATCTCTACGGCGAGCAGGTCGTGCTCTGCGGCGGTCTCACGCATCTGATCCGCACCGCGTGGGAAGTCCAAGTCGAAGCCGGCACGCCGCCGGAACTCGCCTATTTCGATTGTCTGCATGAAGTGAAGCTGCTCTCAGACTTGATCCACGAGCGCGGTATTGCCGGCATGCACCTCGCCATCTCCAACACGGCGGAGTACGGCGAATACGTCACCGGCCCCAGGATCATCGACGCGCGCGTGAAGGATGCGATGCGCGCCGTGATGGCGGATGTGCAGAGCGGCAAGTTCGCGGAGCAGTGGATGGCGGAGTATCGTGCGGGAGCGCCGAATTTAGCGCGCGTGCGCGAAGCGGCGGCGGCGCATCCGATCGAGGCGGCGGGGGAGAGTGTGCGGACGCTTTTGAAAGGGTAG
- a CDS encoding sensor histidine kinase codes for MNAKSAARNAWIGVGAPILGLVLVTIVLATATFAGFSREQDRGFERSSSRLAGSALDGRARAMSSVTLDYANWTEAYNAVSVAWRPDWVENNIYSNVADGMLLVRGNGSVRYAWFGDGVASQSDDIQAAAVRAIVATPGLRNLAAAPTPAETVARTLTNANGQLLVIAVSPFSPEDDADRIVQAAAPQTYMVIVDVLTADELSEMGAAVDLQGLTFSPAPLLADEALVALPVTSAGGHPVGTLSWRHAHPGAVAFQARIWPVVFGLALIGALTILIARMLVSRQIAVMARASSAIESSREKSEFLARVSHELRTPLNAIIGYAELVQEETEAPSTREDTGRIISAARHLTQLINDIIDQSRIDADRIKFNAEVLPVAGIVAEVQGLMRPIAKAARVTLTATSDPIADYVFADHVRLRQCLLNIAGNAVKFAPGGDVELRAWRQAGDRPFVVFEVRDTGIGIGADEVGNIFRPFGQANAAISKTYGGTGLGLSIARDLARGMGGDLTVVSAPGEGSTFSLSVPAPTASALKAA; via the coding sequence GTGAACGCGAAGAGCGCCGCGCGAAACGCGTGGATTGGCGTTGGAGCGCCGATCCTCGGGCTCGTGCTCGTCACCATCGTGTTGGCGACTGCCACCTTCGCCGGCTTCTCGCGGGAACAGGATCGCGGCTTTGAACGCAGCTCCAGCCGCCTCGCAGGAAGCGCCTTGGACGGGCGTGCGCGCGCCATGAGCAGCGTCACGCTGGACTACGCCAATTGGACGGAGGCCTACAACGCAGTTTCGGTCGCTTGGCGCCCAGACTGGGTGGAGAACAATATCTATTCGAATGTTGCTGATGGCATGCTTCTGGTGCGCGGTAACGGCTCGGTGCGCTATGCGTGGTTTGGCGACGGTGTCGCCTCGCAGAGTGACGACATCCAAGCTGCCGCCGTGCGCGCGATTGTCGCCACGCCGGGACTTCGCAATCTTGCGGCTGCGCCAACGCCCGCCGAAACCGTCGCGCGCACACTAACAAACGCGAACGGCCAGCTGCTTGTCATCGCCGTCTCCCCATTCAGCCCCGAGGACGACGCTGACCGGATCGTCCAGGCTGCTGCGCCGCAGACCTACATGGTCATTGTCGATGTGCTTACGGCAGATGAGTTGTCCGAGATGGGCGCCGCCGTCGATCTGCAAGGATTGACCTTCTCGCCGGCGCCTCTCCTTGCCGACGAGGCGTTGGTTGCGCTGCCTGTGACGTCAGCGGGCGGACACCCTGTGGGGACGCTATCTTGGCGTCACGCGCATCCTGGCGCGGTCGCCTTTCAGGCGCGCATCTGGCCGGTCGTGTTCGGTCTCGCCCTGATTGGGGCGTTGACGATCCTAATCGCGCGCATGCTGGTCTCGCGTCAGATCGCCGTAATGGCGCGGGCGAGCAGTGCGATCGAATCGAGCCGGGAAAAATCAGAATTCCTGGCGCGCGTCAGCCACGAGCTGCGAACGCCGCTGAACGCCATTATCGGCTATGCCGAACTCGTTCAGGAGGAGACCGAGGCGCCTTCGACCCGCGAAGACACTGGACGGATCATTTCAGCGGCCCGTCATTTGACGCAGCTCATCAACGATATCATCGACCAATCCCGCATTGACGCCGATCGCATCAAGTTCAATGCCGAGGTCCTTCCGGTTGCGGGTATTGTCGCGGAGGTGCAGGGCCTGATGCGTCCAATCGCAAAGGCGGCGCGCGTCACGCTAACGGCGACCTCTGATCCGATCGCGGACTACGTCTTTGCCGACCATGTCCGTTTGCGTCAGTGCTTGCTGAACATTGCGGGCAATGCCGTAAAGTTCGCGCCGGGCGGGGACGTGGAATTGCGGGCATGGCGCCAGGCGGGGGACCGTCCGTTCGTCGTCTTCGAAGTTCGCGACACTGGCATCGGCATCGGAGCTGACGAAGTCGGCAACATCTTCCGCCCGTTCGGCCAAGCCAACGCGGCGATTAGCAAAACCTACGGCGGCACCGGCCTTGGTCTTTCAATCGCTCGCGATCTCGCGCGCGGCATGGGCGGCGACCTCACCGTGGTGAGCGCGCCGGGCGAAGGTTCGACGTTCAGCCTCAGCGTCCCCGCCCCGACCGCGAGCGCACTGAAGGCCGCCTAA
- the miaA gene encoding tRNA (adenosine(37)-N6)-dimethylallyltransferase MiaA: MTRALLIMGPTASGKSALALALAERLGGEIINADSMQVYRDFRILTARPTQEEEARAPHHLYGRVDAAELYSTGRWLTDALEAITHIRGRNKTPILVGGTGLYFKALTEGLADIPAADPELRAALRERADREGAPALHAELAARDPQTAARLEPNDVPRILRAIEVLETTGESIAAFQANTTPALAADEWRGLALAPDREALYATINTRFGVMLEQGALDEARAFAARGLDPALPAMKAHGNPALAAHLRGEMSLADAAEIGKRDTRRYAKRQFTWIANQMPDWPRVAESDLNARIAAALAL; encoded by the coding sequence ATGACGCGCGCGCTTCTCATCATGGGACCCACAGCTAGCGGGAAATCCGCGCTGGCGCTTGCCTTGGCTGAGCGTCTCGGCGGCGAAATCATCAACGCCGACAGCATGCAGGTGTACCGAGACTTCCGCATCCTCACCGCGCGCCCAACGCAGGAAGAGGAGGCGCGCGCGCCCCACCATCTCTACGGCCGCGTCGACGCAGCAGAACTCTATTCCACGGGCCGCTGGCTCACCGACGCGCTTGAGGCGATCACGCACATCCGAGGGCGCAACAAAACGCCGATCCTCGTCGGCGGCACGGGACTGTATTTCAAAGCGCTGACCGAAGGCCTCGCCGATATCCCCGCCGCCGATCCCGAACTCCGGGCCGCGCTGCGCGAGCGTGCCGATCGAGAAGGTGCGCCGGCGCTGCACGCCGAGCTTGCCGCGCGCGATCCGCAAACCGCAGCACGGCTTGAGCCCAACGACGTGCCCCGAATTTTGCGCGCCATCGAAGTGTTGGAGACCACTGGCGAAAGTATCGCCGCCTTCCAAGCCAACACCACACCCGCGCTCGCTGCCGATGAATGGCGCGGCCTCGCGCTCGCGCCAGACCGCGAAGCGCTTTACGCCACTATCAACACGCGCTTCGGCGTGATGCTGGAGCAGGGCGCGCTCGACGAAGCCCGTGCCTTCGCCGCGCGCGGTCTCGATCCCGCGTTGCCCGCAATGAAGGCGCACGGCAACCCAGCGCTCGCCGCGCATCTGCGCGGAGAGATGTCCCTGGCCGACGCCGCCGAAATCGGCAAGCGCGATACGCGCCGCTATGCCAAGCGGCAGTTCACTTGGATCGCAAACCAAATGCCGGATTGGCCGCGCGTCGCCGAGAGCGATCTCAACGCTCGCATCGCTGCGGCATTAGCGCTCTAG
- a CDS encoding oxidoreductase, whose amino-acid sequence MPTPQTPINSGYGMRTEARDALGGRDLTGKVAIVTGGYSGLGLETTKALAGAGAIVIVPARTPEKAQKALVDIANVEQAALDLADPRSIDAFAGGFLSRTKTLDILINNAAIMASPLMRDARGYEAQFATNHLGHFQLTARLWPALKAAHGARVVALSSIGHRISPPDLEDPNFERTEYNKWLAYGRAKSANALFAIGLDQRGQTHNVRAFAVHPGGIMTDLQRYMPDEEKRAMGWIDADGKVDERFKTPSQGAATSVWCATNAQLDGQGGVYCEDCDIAVAVPADDKGFSGVRPWATDPALADKLWALSEKMTGVRFSAD is encoded by the coding sequence ATGCCGACGCCGCAGACGCCGATCAACTCAGGCTACGGCATGCGCACCGAAGCGCGCGACGCCCTCGGCGGGCGCGATCTCACCGGCAAAGTCGCCATCGTCACCGGCGGTTATTCCGGTCTCGGCCTTGAGACCACAAAGGCGCTCGCCGGGGCGGGCGCTATCGTCATCGTTCCAGCGCGCACGCCGGAGAAGGCGCAAAAGGCGCTCGTCGACATCGCCAACGTCGAACAAGCCGCGCTCGATCTCGCCGACCCCAGGAGCATCGATGCGTTCGCCGGCGGTTTCCTCTCGCGCACCAAGACGCTCGATATCCTGATCAACAACGCCGCTATCATGGCGTCGCCGCTAATGCGCGACGCCCGCGGCTACGAAGCGCAATTCGCCACCAACCATCTCGGTCACTTCCAGCTCACCGCGCGTCTTTGGCCTGCGCTGAAAGCCGCCCACGGTGCGCGCGTCGTCGCATTAAGTTCGATCGGCCACCGCATCAGTCCACCCGATCTCGAAGACCCGAACTTCGAGCGCACCGAATACAACAAGTGGCTTGCTTACGGCCGCGCCAAGTCGGCCAACGCGCTCTTCGCCATCGGCCTTGATCAACGCGGACAGACACACAACGTCCGCGCCTTCGCCGTGCACCCCGGCGGCATCATGACCGACTTGCAGCGCTACATGCCGGACGAAGAGAAGCGCGCCATGGGCTGGATCGACGCTGACGGAAAAGTCGACGAGCGCTTCAAGACGCCATCGCAAGGCGCCGCGACCAGCGTCTGGTGCGCGACCAATGCGCAGCTTGACGGCCAAGGCGGCGTCTATTGCGAGGATTGCGATATCGCGGTCGCCGTGCCGGCCGATGACAAAGGTTTCTCCGGCGTACGCCCGTGGGCGACCGATCCCGCGCTGGCCGACAAGCTGTGGGCGCTCAGCGAGAAAATGACGGGCGTGCGGTTCTCGGCCGATTGA
- a CDS encoding fatty acid desaturase, with protein sequence MATAHAELAGEITPLTDTPETRSWRQVFAAYQRPSMSRSIIELVLTAAPLVLLWSCAWVAASFGLWWLALLLAAPAAGFLVRLFMIQHDCGHRAYFKNPALNDWTGRVIGVLTLTPYDCWRRSHAIHHATSGNLDRRGIGEVATLTVEEYRALGPWKRFGYRLYRHPSVIFGIGPAFLFLLQHRLPTGQMREGWRPWLSALGTNAAIAGLVGLAIALGGWKALLLVHLPTLLLAASIGVWLFYVQHQFEHTHWARQADWNPTEAALLGSSYYELPAPLRWITANIGVHHVHHVSSRIPFYRLPSVLRDHPELKTVSKLTLLESVRSTGLSLWDEAEERLISFAEYRRAEKLRSQRA encoded by the coding sequence ATGGCCACGGCTCACGCCGAATTGGCCGGAGAAATCACTCCTTTGACCGACACTCCCGAAACTCGATCCTGGCGCCAAGTGTTCGCCGCCTATCAGCGCCCGAGCATGTCGCGTTCGATCATCGAACTCGTTCTAACCGCCGCGCCCTTGGTGCTGCTTTGGTCCTGCGCTTGGGTGGCCGCAAGCTTTGGTCTGTGGTGGCTGGCTCTGCTGTTGGCGGCGCCGGCCGCGGGCTTCCTCGTACGTCTTTTCATGATCCAGCACGATTGTGGTCACAGGGCCTATTTCAAAAATCCTGCGCTCAACGACTGGACCGGCCGCGTCATCGGTGTGCTGACGCTTACGCCTTATGATTGCTGGCGGCGCAGCCACGCCATCCACCACGCCACGTCGGGCAATCTCGATCGCCGCGGCATCGGCGAAGTCGCGACGCTCACGGTGGAAGAGTATCGCGCACTTGGGCCGTGGAAGCGGTTCGGCTATCGGCTCTACCGTCACCCCAGCGTGATTTTCGGGATTGGGCCCGCTTTCTTGTTCTTGCTGCAACACCGCCTGCCAACAGGACAGATGCGCGAAGGCTGGCGTCCGTGGCTGAGCGCGCTCGGCACCAATGCGGCAATCGCTGGCCTGGTCGGGCTGGCGATCGCGCTCGGCGGCTGGAAAGCGCTGCTACTCGTGCACCTGCCGACACTGCTATTGGCGGCGTCCATTGGCGTCTGGTTGTTCTACGTGCAGCACCAGTTCGAGCACACGCACTGGGCGCGGCAAGCTGACTGGAACCCGACCGAGGCGGCGCTGCTCGGCAGTTCTTACTACGAGCTGCCGGCGCCTCTGCGCTGGATCACCGCCAACATCGGCGTGCATCACGTGCACCACGTCAGCAGCCGCATCCCGTTCTACCGACTCCCCAGCGTGCTGCGAGACCACCCGGAATTGAAGACAGTCAGCAAGCTGACGCTGCTCGAGAGCGTTCGTTCGACCGGCCTGTCGCTTTGGGACGAGGCGGAAGAGCGTCTCATCTCGTTCGCGGAATACCGGCGCGCGGAAAAGCTGCGTTCGCAGCGCGCTTAG
- a CDS encoding tetratricopeptide repeat protein translates to MKLTQFVFAVAALGVAGAAPVAMADGGGGGMGPSTGSSGGGTNASRPDPAAAYQAGVAALQAQNYRDAIRSFREARRSAPNDSQINFALGLAYVGAGENDDARGALERAVRDENGPPGAWLQLGLTYIELGRRDDAVAQQAALAAKVAACDTACGDQRRAQLQLAHDQLTQALAAPAAADPATTGWNFPSVEEGRAAYAEAVGLINQDRFADAFTALQRAKAAVGPHPDVLNYMGFVSRKLGRFDDSLGYYTAALRIDPDHIGATEYLGELYIQMGQLDRAERQLARLDELCAYGCEQREELARWIEASGR, encoded by the coding sequence ATGAAGCTCACGCAATTCGTCTTTGCAGTGGCGGCCCTTGGCGTGGCCGGCGCGGCGCCTGTGGCAATGGCTGATGGCGGCGGTGGCGGCATGGGTCCCTCCACGGGCTCAAGCGGCGGCGGCACGAATGCGTCGCGCCCCGATCCCGCCGCGGCGTACCAGGCTGGCGTCGCGGCGCTACAAGCGCAGAATTATCGCGACGCCATCCGCTCGTTCCGCGAGGCGCGCCGTTCGGCGCCGAACGATTCACAAATCAATTTCGCGCTCGGCCTCGCTTATGTCGGCGCCGGAGAAAATGACGACGCACGCGGCGCGTTGGAGCGCGCGGTGCGCGACGAGAACGGACCGCCCGGTGCGTGGCTGCAACTGGGGTTGACCTATATCGAGCTCGGAAGACGCGACGACGCGGTGGCGCAGCAGGCTGCGTTAGCAGCGAAGGTCGCAGCCTGTGACACGGCCTGCGGCGATCAGCGGCGAGCGCAGCTGCAATTGGCGCACGATCAGCTCACGCAAGCGCTGGCGGCGCCGGCGGCCGCCGATCCGGCGACGACGGGCTGGAATTTCCCAAGTGTTGAGGAAGGCCGCGCGGCGTATGCCGAAGCGGTGGGCCTGATCAACCAGGATCGCTTCGCCGACGCGTTCACGGCGTTGCAGCGGGCGAAAGCAGCGGTGGGCCCGCATCCCGATGTGCTAAACTATATGGGCTTCGTCTCGCGCAAGCTTGGCCGCTTCGATGACTCGCTCGGCTACTACACGGCGGCGCTGCGGATCGATCCGGACCATATCGGCGCCACCGAGTACCTGGGCGAGCTTTACATCCAAATGGGCCAACTCGATCGCGCCGAGCGGCAACTCGCGCGGCTAGACGAACTCTGCGCCTATGGCTGCGAACAGCGTGAGGAATTGGCGCGTTGGATCGAAGCCTCCGGACGGTGA
- the purT gene encoding formate-dependent phosphoribosylglycinamide formyltransferase — protein MNVRIGTPLSPSAFRVMLLGGGELGKEVVIELQRLGVETIVVDRYADAPAQQVAHRAHVIDMTDAKALRALVEQERPHLIVPEIEAIATDELVRIEADKLATVIPTANAAHTTMNRERIRVLAAEELKLPTSPYAFASSLEELQAGIDKIGFPNFVKPVMSSSGKGQSRLKSQADVAPAWDYAMSAGRVKQARVIVEGQVMFDFEITLLTVRAASGAHFCEPIGHVQVDGDYVESWQPQVMSGKALERSRDIAGKVTAALGGYGIFGVELFVKGDDVWFSEVSPRPHDTGLVTLVSQVQSEFALHARAILGLPVDTTLRAPGASAVIYGGMEGQGIAFDGAAEALAIPETELRLFGKPESFKKRRMGVALARGADVGEARARAMRAASVVKPIAS, from the coding sequence ATGAATGTGCGCATCGGCACGCCGCTTTCTCCCTCCGCTTTCCGCGTCATGCTCCTCGGCGGCGGCGAGCTTGGCAAGGAAGTCGTCATCGAGCTGCAGCGGCTTGGCGTCGAGACCATCGTGGTCGATCGCTACGCCGACGCCCCAGCCCAACAAGTCGCCCACCGTGCCCACGTCATCGACATGACCGACGCCAAAGCTCTCCGCGCGCTTGTCGAACAGGAGCGCCCGCACCTCATCGTCCCGGAGATCGAAGCGATCGCCACCGACGAACTGGTCCGCATCGAAGCCGACAAGCTCGCCACCGTGATCCCCACCGCCAACGCCGCGCACACCACCATGAACCGCGAACGCATCCGCGTGCTCGCCGCAGAAGAGCTGAAGCTGCCAACGTCACCCTACGCCTTCGCCTCATCGCTGGAAGAGCTGCAAGCGGGCATCGACAAAATCGGCTTTCCGAATTTCGTGAAGCCCGTGATGTCGTCCTCGGGCAAAGGCCAGAGCCGCCTCAAATCGCAAGCCGATGTTGCGCCAGCGTGGGATTACGCCATGAGCGCCGGCCGCGTGAAGCAGGCGCGCGTGATCGTGGAAGGGCAGGTGATGTTCGATTTCGAGATCACCTTGCTCACGGTGCGCGCGGCAAGCGGCGCTCATTTCTGCGAACCGATCGGTCACGTCCAAGTCGACGGCGACTACGTCGAAAGCTGGCAGCCGCAAGTGATGAGCGGAAAAGCGCTCGAGCGTTCGCGCGACATCGCCGGCAAAGTCACCGCGGCGCTCGGCGGCTACGGCATCTTCGGCGTCGAGCTTTTTGTGAAGGGCGACGACGTCTGGTTCAGCGAAGTCAGCCCGCGCCCGCACGACACTGGCCTCGTCACGCTGGTCTCCCAAGTGCAAAGCGAATTCGCACTTCACGCGCGCGCCATCCTCGGCCTGCCGGTGGACACCACTCTCCGCGCCCCAGGCGCGAGCGCGGTGATCTACGGCGGCATGGAAGGCCAAGGCATCGCTTTCGACGGCGCGGCCGAAGCGCTCGCCATCCCCGAAACCGAACTCCGACTCTTCGGCAAACCGGAGAGTTTCAAAAAGCGCCGCATGGGTGTCGCCCTCGCGCGCGGCGCAGACGTTGGCGAAGCCCGCGCTCGCGCAATGCGGGCCGCTTCGGTGGTGAAGCCCATCGCCTCGTGA
- a CDS encoding DUF3140 domain-containing protein: MQLLRIKRAPNADDIKHMRRVVNFIRRQLTLAPRVNRETSRWRYALMNWGHDPLKLSDTDSPWR; this comes from the coding sequence ATCCAACTTCTGCGCATCAAGCGCGCGCCGAACGCTGACGACATCAAACACATGCGCCGTGTCGTCAATTTCATCCGCCGCCAGCTCACACTAGCACCGCGCGTCAACCGCGAGACCTCGCGTTGGCGCTACGCTCTGATGAACTGGGGCCACGATCCGCTGAAGCTCAGCGACACCGACAGCCCCTGGCGCTGA
- a CDS encoding STAS domain-containing protein produces MNLEVEDLADGVTAARLNGRMDIEGAQAVDMKFNVLSGTKKKLVIDMSGVTFIASMGLRTLMMCARSMASKGAKMAIAGAQPNVMKVLETSGMSQIVPVTASVDDAIAAVAG; encoded by the coding sequence ATGAATCTTGAAGTCGAAGATTTGGCGGACGGCGTCACCGCCGCGCGGCTTAACGGGCGCATGGATATCGAGGGCGCGCAGGCCGTTGATATGAAGTTCAACGTTTTGTCTGGCACGAAAAAGAAGCTCGTCATCGACATGTCGGGCGTCACCTTCATTGCGTCGATGGGTTTGCGCACGCTGATGATGTGCGCCCGCTCGATGGCGTCAAAGGGCGCTAAGATGGCGATCGCCGGCGCTCAGCCGAATGTGATGAAGGTGCTGGAAACCAGCGGCATGTCCCAGATCGTTCCCGTCACCGCGTCTGTCGACGACGCAATCGCCGCCGTTGCCGGCTGA
- a CDS encoding DUF924 family protein — protein MATAGEIVRFWRDAGPKAWFVKNEAFDGRCRGFEAEHHAAARRELSHWELDAEGALALLILLDQFPRNIFRNSAHAFATDALAQGVTLRAIEKGFDTATDSALRVFFYMPLEHAEELALQERAVVLVEATRDPEFTKYAKLHRDVIARFGRFPHRNPVLGRKSTPEELAYLAEGGFAG, from the coding sequence ATGGCGACTGCCGGCGAGATCGTACGCTTCTGGCGCGATGCGGGGCCGAAGGCCTGGTTCGTGAAGAACGAAGCCTTCGATGGCCGCTGCCGTGGGTTCGAAGCTGAGCACCACGCCGCTGCGCGTCGCGAGCTGTCGCATTGGGAATTGGACGCCGAAGGCGCGCTAGCGCTGCTGATCCTACTCGATCAATTTCCACGCAACATCTTCCGCAACAGCGCGCACGCGTTCGCCACGGACGCGCTCGCGCAAGGCGTGACGCTCAGGGCGATCGAGAAGGGCTTCGACACAGCGACGGACTCCGCGCTGCGCGTGTTCTTCTACATGCCGCTTGAGCACGCCGAGGAGCTCGCGTTGCAGGAGCGCGCCGTGGTGTTGGTCGAGGCGACGCGCGACCCGGAGTTTACGAAATACGCCAAGCTGCATCGCGACGTCATCGCGCGCTTCGGTCGCTTCCCACATCGCAATCCGGTGCTTGGACGCAAGAGCACGCCGGAAGAGTTGGCGTACTTGGCCGAAGGCGGGTTCGCGGGCTGA
- a CDS encoding DUF6438 domain-containing protein, giving the protein MNLRRGLLGFFAAAVLAACTTPGAPPPGSGPVRITLERSVCFGFCPDYTVTITDEGQVTYDGRRFVNVAGRQTAAIPAADVERLLARFDAVGFDRLQDEYRAHVTDLPTYIVTLERNGRTKRVLDYGGTGAGMPEAVRDLQAEIDRTANTARWVLRDGQPVRTPGPGH; this is encoded by the coding sequence ATGAACCTACGGCGTGGATTGCTTGGCTTTTTCGCCGCTGCCGTGCTGGCCGCGTGCACAACGCCCGGCGCGCCGCCGCCGGGTTCCGGCCCGGTGCGCATCACGCTTGAGCGTAGCGTCTGTTTCGGTTTCTGCCCGGACTACACCGTTACCATCACGGACGAGGGACAAGTCACCTACGACGGCCGCCGCTTCGTGAATGTCGCCGGCCGACAGACCGCAGCCATCCCGGCCGCCGATGTGGAGCGTCTGCTCGCGCGCTTCGATGCCGTTGGTTTCGATCGTCTCCAAGACGAGTACCGCGCACACGTCACCGACCTGCCGACCTATATCGTCACGCTCGAACGCAATGGGCGCACCAAGCGCGTGCTCGACTACGGCGGCACGGGCGCCGGTATGCCCGAAGCCGTGCGCGATCTGCAGGCCGAAATCGACCGCACCGCCAACACCGCTCGCTGGGTGCTCCGTGACGGCCAGCCGGTGCGGACGCCAGGGCCGGGACACTAG